The genomic region GAACGGTGATTGATCATCCACCTCTGATTTTCGTTCAGGGAGATCCTGAGCTGTTGTTAAGTCCGCAAATCGCCATTGTCGGTAGCCGAAACTGTTCTCACTATGGCCGTAATTGGGGACGCTTTTTTGCTCAGGCTCTTGCCCTCAATGGCATCACCATTACAAGCGGTCTTGCTGCAGGTATTGACGGTGTTGCCCATCGTAGCGCTCTGGACGTAGGCGGAAAAACCATCGCAGTTTTGGGAAGCGGCCTGAATAATATTTATCCTAAGCAGCATCGTTCATTAGCAAAAGATATTATTGCAAACGGCGGTGCGATTATTTCGGAGTTTCCTTTATCAACGCCGCCAATTTCCAGAAATTTCCCGTATCGTAACCGAATAATTAGCGGTCTTAGCCTGGGTGTTTTAGTAGTAGAAGCCGTGCTAAAAAGTGGTTCACTGGTGACAGCCAGGCTTGCACTCGAACAAAACCGTGATGTTTATTCTGTTCCCGGCGCGATTGGTAATCCAGGAAGTGAAGGTACTCACTGGCTGATTCAGCAGGGCGCATTGCTCACTTCTCATCCCAATACAATCCTCAAACAGCTGCAAAGCGATCTTAAATGGCTACCTGTTTTGCAAAAAACATCAATATATTCTGCCAGCGAGGATAATACTGCATTGCCATTTCCTGATGTGTTGGCTAACGTAGGGGATGAGGTTACACCTGTTGACGTCGTCGCTGAACGTGCCGGTCAACCTGTGCCGGCCATCGTGGCAAAGCTGCTTGAGTTGGAGTTAGCAGGTTGGATCGCAGCTGTACCCGGCGGCTATGTCCGATTGAGGAGGGCAAGCCATGTTCGACGTACTAATGTATTTGTTTGAAACATACATCCATAACGAAGCAGAAATGCGAGTTGACCAGAATAAACTAACTGATGACTTAACCGATGCCGGATTTCATCGTGAAGATATTTATAATGCATTGAATTGGTTGGAAAAGCTGGCAGATTATCAGGACGGACTTGTTGCTCCGATTCTGCTGGCAACCGATCCGTTATCCATGCGTATCTACACCGAGGAAGAAAGTCAGCGTTTAGATGCCAGTTGTCGTGGGTTTATTTTGTTCCTGGAACAAATTCAGGTGCTGAATCTTGAAACCCGGGAAATGGTCATCGAGCGTATCATGGCTTTGGATACCCTTGAATTTGATCTTGAAGATCTAAAATGGGTTGTGCTCATGGTGCTGTTTAACATTCCCGGATGTGAAAACGCCTATCAGCAAATGGAAGAGCTTCTTTTCGACGTCAATGAAGGATTAGTGCACTGAGGATATCTCTGGTGCACTATAAAGTATATGAATAAAACCGCGCGTTTCGCTGTGCGAAAACAAGAGTTCTGCCCAGATTGTGGGGCAGAATTGACGATTCGGTCTGGTAAATATGGTCCGTTTCTTGGATGCTCGGGATACCCCGGATGTAGTTACATTCGACCACTGAAAAGCCAATCGGATGGACACGTTGTAAAAATTCTTGAAGGGAAATATTGTCCGGCCTGCCAGACCGAATTGGTTTTACGGCAGGGGCGATATGGAATGTTTATTGCTTGTAGTCATTATCCAGAGTGTGAACACACCGAACTGATAGACAAGCCAGATGAAACCAACCTCACTTGTCCACAATGTGGGCAGGGAAAACTTGTGCAACGTCGTTCACGTTATGGAAAGGCTTTTCATGCTTGCGATCGTTATCCGGATTGCCAATTCGCCGTCAATTTCACTCCGATAGGAGGTGAATGCGAGTTTTGCAACTTCCCTCTGTTAATCGAGAAAAAGATGTTGCGCGAACTGAAAATATTTTGCGCCCGGAAAACCTGCGGTAAGCCAATAAAACCAGGAAAATGTAGTGAATAATTCGTGTTTACACGGGAGCCTGGAATTCTGTGTTAACCAAATCAGGCAAGGTGCTGTTATTGCTTATCCAACTGAGGCTGTTTTTGGCCTCGGGTGCGATCCTGACAATGAAGCGGCTGTTATGGCATTATTGTCATTAAAACAACGCCCGGTGCATAAAGGACTAATATTGATTGCTGCAAATTATCGTCAGTTGCAGCACTATCTTGACGATACCCAACTTTCAAAGCAGCAGAAAGATCGTATGTTTGCCAGCTGGCCAGGTCCCGTAACTTGGGTAATACCTGCCCGTGAAACGACTCCCCGCTGGTTGACCGGACAATTTAACTCTCTTGCTGTTCGTGTTAGCAATCATTCTGAGGTCCGGAGACTCTGTCTTGCAGTAAACAAGCCCTTGGTTTCAACCAGTGCTAATATTACTACTTTGCCTCCTTGTCGTACTCCCGTAGAAGTCTGTCAACAGTTTGGTGTGAACTTTCCCGTTTTGCTGGCTGAAACTGGCGGTCGTAAGAACCCATCAGAAATTCGCGATGCTTTAACAGGTGAACTAATCCGTCAGGGATAAACACAATGACTCTTAAATTTGCGGTGTTCGGTAATCCTGTCAGTCATAGCAAATCGCCGCGTATACATCAGTTGTTCGCTGCACAAACTGGTATTGCTCATCTTTATGATCGCATCTGTGTACCGATGAATGCTTTTGCCGATTCTGTCGCTGACTTTATTGGTGAGGGAGGCAGAGGAGCCAACGTAACCCTTCCTTTTAAAGAAGAGGCTTACAGGCTGGTGGAGCAGTTAACTCAACGTGCATTCATGGCAGGTGCCGTTAATACAATAAAAAAACTCGAAGATGGTCGTTTGCTGGGAGATAACACAGATGGTGTTGGCCTGTTAACTGACCTTGAGAGACAAAAATTAATTAAACCCTCCGACAGGGTCCTTCTTGTGGGGGCTGGCGGTGCCGCGCGTGGCGTAATATTACCGTTACTGTCTTTTGGCTGTTCTCTGACAATTACTAACCGAACATTTCATAAAGCAGAATTACTGGCGAAGATTTTCCAGAAGGCCGGTGAAATTGATGCTTGTGCTATGACGCAATTAGCCGGAGAGCATTTTGATTTGATCATAAATGCAACATCCAGCGGTGTGAATGGAGACTTACCTGCGCTGCCCGAAAATCTAATTAGTTACGATATCCGTTGCTACGACATGTTCTATCAGAGCGGCCCTACACCGTTTCTTAGATGGTGCGTGCGTCTGGGGGCAACCCAACTATCTGACGGACTTGGAATGCTGGTAGGCCAGGCTGCTCATGCTTTCTGTTTATGGCATGGCGAGCTTCCAGACATTGTGCCCGTTATTGCTTGTTTAAAAGCGGAGCTGGCGACTTGAATCAAGCCATTCAGTTCCCCGAGCGAGAAATATGGGAAGAAGCGCTTAACACAGTCTGTTTTCCTGCGTTGGTCAATGGGTTCCAGGTTACCTGCGCTATAAGCGGTGAATCATTAATTCGCCGCTTTGGTGAAGATAAAACACTGCTGGTGCTGTTTTGCCAGCACCGTTGGGATCTGGAAGAAGAAGCTGAATCATTGATCAAATCCGACCAGGAAGATCATCAAGGATGGTTTTGGCTTTCCTGAGCAAGGTAATCGTTTTTCCATTCAACATAATTACTTGATGAATAAAGCAGATGATTAATTTCTTCTTTTGAAAGCGGGCGGGACTGCCTTGCAGGGCTGCCTATGTAAAGATATCCACTGACAAGATGTTTTCCCGATGGAACCAGAGTGCCAGCGCCAATCATGACATCATTTTCCACTGTTACACCGTCTAACAGGATGGAACCCATTCCGATAAGAACACGGCTGCCAACCTTTCAGCCGTGCAAGATAGCTTTATGTCCAACGGTTACATCCTCACCCAGGATCAGCGGGTAGCCTTCAGGATTAGAGGCTGATTTATGGGTTACGTGAAGTATGCTGCCATCCTGCACATTGCTGCGTTTACCAATGGTAATTCGATTCACATCGCCACGAATAGTGACTAATGGCCAGACACTCACATCGTCAGCAAGCCCAACATTGCCGATCACAACACTGGATGAATCAACCATCACTCTCTGGCCAAGCAACGGAAATGTTTTTTTGTAAGGGCGTAGATTCTCTGGCATAACTTCCTCTTTTTTATATACTCTGGGATCTCTGGAGCGTAATACCTCAAGAGTATTTCTAACAATATTCCTTGAGTCAGATGTAATATTTTGAGGCGGATCGTCTCAGATCTTAATGGTGAGAGTGAAAAATCCGCAATCGGAAAAAAAGATCTAAATAAAACTTGTGCTCACAAAATTGATCCCTATAATGCGCCACCACTGACACGGAACAACGGCTTCGATGCCGCCGTGTTGAGAGGTTCAGCGAGCTGAACCGCCGGAGAAAAGCTGCGTAAAAGTGGTTGACTCTGAAGGAGGAAAGCGTAGTATACGCGACCTCGCGGCAGGAAGCGAAAGCACTGACCGCACCGCTCTTTAACAATTTATCAGACAATCTGTGTGGGCACTCGCAGGATAGATATCGGCATCTTCGGATGCAAAAATATCAAGTCTTAAGAGTGAACACGTAATTCATTACGACGTTTTCCTTGAGCACTGCTTCACGAGTTGAAGCAAATCAAACTTTAAATTGAAGAGTTTGATCATGGCTCAGATTGAACGCTGGCGGCAGGCCTAACACATGCAAGTCGAACGGTAGCACAGAAGAGCGTGCTCTTTGGGTGACGAGTGGCGGACGGGTGAGTAATGTCTGGGAAACTGCCTGATGGCGGGGGATAACCACTGGAAACGGTGGCTAATACCGCATAATCTCGCAAGAGCAAAGAGGGGGACCTTATGGCCTCTTGCCATCGGATGTGCCCAGATGGGATTAGCTGGCAGGTAGGGTAACGGCCTACCTGGGCGACGATCCCTAGCTGGTCTGAGAGGATGACCAGCCACACTGGAACTGAGACACGGTCCAGACTCCTACGGGAGGCAGCAGTGGGGAATATTGCACAATGGGCGCAAGCCTGATGCAGCCATGCCGCGTGTATGAAGAAGGCCTTCGGGTTGTAAAGTACTTTCAGCGGGGAGGAAGGGACGCTGGTTAATAACCAGCGGCATTGACGTTACCCGCAGAAGAAGCACCGGCTAACTCCGTGCCAGCAGCCGCGGTAATACGGAGGGTGCAAGCGTTAATCGGAATTACTGGGCGTAAAGCGCACGCAGGCGGTCTGTTAAGTCAGATGTGAAATCCCCGGGCTTAACCTGGGAACTGCATTTGAAACTGGCAGGCTGGAGTCTTGTAGAGGGGGGTGGAATTCCAGGTGTAGCGGTGAAATGCGTAGAGATCTGGAGGAATACCGGTGGCGAAGGCGGCCCCCTGGACAAAGACTGACGCTCATGTGCGAAAGCGTGGGGAGCAAACAGGATTAGATACCCTGGTAGTCCACGCTGTAAACGATGTCGATTTGGAGGTTGTGCCCTTGAGGTGTGGCTTCCGTAGCTAACGCGTTAAATCGACCGCCTGGGGAGTACGGCCGCAAGGTTAAAACTCAAATGAATTGACGGGGGCCCGCACAAGCGGTGGAGCATGTGGTTTAATTCGATGCAACGCGAAGAACCTTACCTGGCCTTGACATCCACAGAACTTAGCAGAGATGCTTTGGTGCCTTCGGGAGCTGTGAGACAGGTGCTGCATGGCTGTCGTCAGCTCGTGTTGTGAAATGTTGGGTTAAGTCCCGCAACGAGCGCAACCCTTATCCTTTGTTGCCAGCGATTTGGTCGGGAACTCAAAGGAGACTGCCGGTGATAAACCGGAGGAAGGTGGGGATGACGTCAAGTCATCATGGCCCTTACGGCCAGGGCTACACACGTGCTACAATGGCGCATACAAAGAGAAGCGACCTCGCGAGAGCATGCGGACCTCATAAAGTGCGTCGTAGTCCGGATCGGAGTCTGCAACTCGACTCCGTGAAGTCGGAATCGCTAGTAATCGTGGATCAGAATGCCACGGTGAATACGTTCCCGGGCCTTGTACACACCGCCCGTCACACCATGGGAGTGGGTTGCAAAAGAAGTAGGTAGCTTAACCTTCGGGAGGGCGCTTACCACTTTGTGATTCATGACTGGGGTGAAGTCGTAACAAGGTAACCGTAGGGGAACCTGCGGTTGGATCACCTCCTTAGCATAAGATAGCTTCATGCGCAGTGCTCACACAGATTGTCTGATAGAAAAGTAACGAGCAGAAAACCTCTCCAGGCTTGTAGCTCAGGTGGTTAGAGCGCACCCCTGATAAGGGTGAGGTCGGTGGTTCAAGTCCACTCAGGCCTACCAAATTCGCACTCAGGCTGCGTTATGTCTCAGGCTCGCATAGTTCACTATGCTTCGCGGAAACATAGCCTGTCTGAGAACGAATTGCATTTCTTAAGAAGTGTACTCGGTTGAGTGGTAACAGTGGTCTCTGCAGTGACTGTATGGGGCTATAGCTCAGCTGGGAGAGCGCCTGCCTTGCACGCAGGAGGTCAGCGGTTCGATCCCGCTTAGCTCCACCATGCAGTCTGACGAAAAATACTTCAGAGCGTGCCGGTAAGGGTATGCTGTGAAGTATTATGCTCTTTAACAATCCGGAACAAGCTGAAAATTGAAACGACATGTTGTTGTCATTCTGGGTAACAGGAATGGCGTGATGACATGTACGGTCTCTCAATGCCTGCAACGGCATGCGTCCTGTGGACGCCTGTGGGTTGTGAGGTTAAGTGACGAAGCGTACACGGTGGATGCCCTGGCAGTCAGAGGCGATGAAGGGCGTGCTAATCTGCGATAAGCGTCGGTAAGGTGATATGAACCGCGATACCCGACGATACCCGAATGGGGAAACCCGGTGCACTTGTGCATCATTGCAGCATGAATACATAGTGCTGCAAGGCGAACCGGGGGAACTGAAACATCTCAGTACCCCGAGGAAAAGAAATCAACCGAGATTCCCCCAGTAGCGGCGAGCGAACGGGGAGGAGCCCGGAACCATCATCAGCTTGTGCATCAGTGGAAGCGTCTGGAAAGTCGCAGGGTACAGGGTGATACTCCCGTACACGAAGGTGCACATGCTGTGAGTTCGAAGAGTAGGGCGGGACACGTGTTATCCTGTCTGAATATGGGGGGACCATCCTCCAAGGCTAAATACTCCTGACTGACCGATAGTGAACCAGTACCGTGAGGGAAAGGCGAAAAGAACCCCGGCGAGGGGAGTGAAACAGAACCTGAAACCGTGTACGTACAAGCAGTGGGAGCACCTTCGTGGTGTGACTGCGTACCTTTTGTATAATGGGTCAGCGACTTGTATTCTGTAGCAAGGTTAACCGAATAGGGGAGCCGCAGGGAAACCGAGTCTTAACTGGGCGTTAAGTTGCAGGGTACAGACCCGAAACCCGGTGATCTAGCCATGGGCAGGTTGAAGGTTGGGTAACACTAACTGGAGGACCGAACCGACTAATGTTGAAAAATTAGCGGATGACCTGTGGCTGGGGGTGAAAGGCCAATCAAACCGGGAGATAGCTGGTTCTCCCCGAAAGCTATTTAGGTAGCGCCTCGTGAAGTCATCTGCGGGGGTAGAGCACTGTTTCGGCCAGGGGGCCATCCCGGCTTACCGATCCGATGCAAACTCCGAATACCGCAGAATGTTATCACGGGAGACACACGGCGGGTGCTAACGTCCGTCGTGAAGAGGGAAACAACCCAGACCGCCAGCTAAGGTCCCAAAGTCATGGTTAAGTGGGAAACGATGTGGGAAGGCCCAGACAGCCAGGATGTTGGCTTAGAAGCAGCCATCATTTAAAGAAAGCGTAATAGCTCACTGGTCGAGTCGGCCTGCGCGGAAGATGTAACGGGGCTAAACCATGCACCGAAGCTGCGGCAGCGGCGCGTAAGCGTTGTTGGGTAGGGGAGCGTTCTGTAAGCCGTGGAAGGTGTGCTGTGAGGCATGCTGGAGGTATCAGAAGTGCGAATGCTGACATAAGTAACGATAAAGCGGGTGAAAAGCCCGCTCGCCGGAAGACCAAGGGTTCCTGTCCAACGTTAATCGGGGCAGGGTGAGTCGACCCCTAAGGCGAGGCCGAAAGGCGTAGTCGATGGGAAACGGGTTAATATTCCCGTACTCGGTGTTGCTGCGAAGGGGGGACGGAGAAGGCTATGTCATCCGGGCGACGGTTGTCCCGGTTTAAGCGTGTAGGCTGTTTTTCCAGGCAAATCCGGAAAATCAAGGCTGAGGCGTGATGACGAGGCACCACGGTGCTGAAGTGACAAATGCCCTGCTTCCAGGAAAAGCCTCTAAGCATCAGGCAACAGAGAATCGTACCCGAAACCGACACAGGTGGTCAGGTAGAGAATACCAAGGCGCTTGAGAGAACCCGGGTGAAGGAACTAGGCAAAATGGTGCCGTAACTTCGGGAGAAGGCACGCTGGCGCGTAGGTGAAGGGACGTGCTCCCGGAGCTGAAGCCAGTCGAAGATACCAGCTGGCTGCAACTGTTTATTAAAAACACAGCACTGTGCAAACACGAAAGTGGACGTATACGGTGTGACGCCTGCCCGGTGCCGGAAGGTTAATTGATGGGGTTAGCGGCAACGCGAAGCTCCTGATCGAAGCCCCGGTAAACGGC from Erwinia tracheiphila harbors:
- the aroE gene encoding shikimate dehydrogenase; amino-acid sequence: MTLKFAVFGNPVSHSKSPRIHQLFAAQTGIAHLYDRICVPMNAFADSVADFIGEGGRGANVTLPFKEEAYRLVEQLTQRAFMAGAVNTIKKLEDGRLLGDNTDGVGLLTDLERQKLIKPSDRVLLVGAGGAARGVILPLLSFGCSLTITNRTFHKAELLAKIFQKAGEIDACAMTQLAGEHFDLIINATSSGVNGDLPALPENLISYDIRCYDMFYQSGPTPFLRWCVRLGATQLSDGLGMLVGQAAHAFCLWHGELPDIVPVIACLKAELAT
- the tsaC gene encoding L-threonylcarbamoyladenylate synthase type 1 TsaC gives rise to the protein MNNSCLHGSLEFCVNQIRQGAVIAYPTEAVFGLGCDPDNEAAVMALLSLKQRPVHKGLILIAANYRQLQHYLDDTQLSKQQKDRMFASWPGPVTWVIPARETTPRWLTGQFNSLAVRVSNHSEVRRLCLAVNKPLVSTSANITTLPPCRTPVEVCQQFGVNFPVLLAETGGRKNPSEIRDALTGELIRQG
- the smg gene encoding DUF494 family protein Smg, which codes for MFDVLMYLFETYIHNEAEMRVDQNKLTDDLTDAGFHREDIYNALNWLEKLADYQDGLVAPILLATDPLSMRIYTEEESQRLDASCRGFILFLEQIQVLNLETREMVIERIMALDTLEFDLEDLKWVVLMVLFNIPGCENAYQQMEELLFDVNEGLVH
- the dprA gene encoding DNA-protecting protein DprA, yielding MTMAEIWLRLSAVRGLEKKQYLQVVELCERESLNAEDALKFAGLNLQQRKAFLQTGDALIQSTLSWLECPQNCLLNFSSRCYPELLRTVIDHPPLIFVQGDPELLLSPQIAIVGSRNCSHYGRNWGRFFAQALALNGITITSGLAAGIDGVAHRSALDVGGKTIAVLGSGLNNIYPKQHRSLAKDIIANGGAIISEFPLSTPPISRNFPYRNRIISGLSLGVLVVEAVLKSGSLVTARLALEQNRDVYSVPGAIGNPGSEGTHWLIQQGALLTSHPNTILKQLQSDLKWLPVLQKTSIYSASEDNTALPFPDVLANVGDEVTPVDVVAERAGQPVPAIVAKLLELELAGWIAAVPGGYVRLRRASHVRRTNVFV
- a CDS encoding DNA topoisomerase family protein, which translates into the protein MNKTARFAVRKQEFCPDCGAELTIRSGKYGPFLGCSGYPGCSYIRPLKSQSDGHVVKILEGKYCPACQTELVLRQGRYGMFIACSHYPECEHTELIDKPDETNLTCPQCGQGKLVQRRSRYGKAFHACDRYPDCQFAVNFTPIGGECEFCNFPLLIEKKMLRELKIFCARKTCGKPIKPGKCSE
- a CDS encoding DUF1488 family protein, which gives rise to MNQAIQFPEREIWEEALNTVCFPALVNGFQVTCAISGESLIRRFGEDKTLLVLFCQHRWDLEEEAESLIKSDQEDHQGWFWLS